The DNA window AGAAAGATCGGCTTCAGCTTCTCTTAAATATCTTAAAGCCCAACTTTTCATGAATTCATCTAAAATTGAGAATTCAAGAGGCAATCTCCTTTTCTCCTTATATTTAATCTTTAATCTGGTGTTGGAACCGCAATTAAACCAGCTTTTCTTTTTTCCTCAATCTTTTTTAAATTTGAAATATAACCTGCAATTCTATTTCTTAATTTTTTACCGTAAACATCTAAAAGTTGATTTACAACTTTTTTATTTTCTTCAAAGTTAGTTGTAAACATATTTGGATAAGCTGCTAATAATTCTTTAGCGGTTTTCTTGATTATTTTTGTTCTAACTTTACCCAAATTTTTAATCACCAATTAAGCTAGCTGTTTTAACTTAAGCATTCCCTATTTTAAATTTTTCTTTTATAATTTATTTATTTTCTTGTT is part of the Candidatus Bathyarchaeota archaeon genome and encodes:
- a CDS encoding 30S ribosomal protein S17e; the encoded protein is MGKVRTKIIKKTAKELLAAYPNMFTTNFEENKKVVNQLLDVYGKKLRNRIAGYISNLKKIEEKRKAGLIAVPTPD